A stretch of DNA from Triticum dicoccoides isolate Atlit2015 ecotype Zavitan chromosome 2A, WEW_v2.0, whole genome shotgun sequence:
AATGTGCCTGTCACAAATTTGTCATCTATTATATGAAACAATGGTGCATGGTAGCAGATGTGCTAGAGAGAGGGCTGCTTCAGGGCGATCTTATTGGTTGTCAGCAATCAACACCAACCTTAAAAAATAGTAATTATAATCACAAACTTCATGTATTTACGTGAAAAGAATTATAATCAGCAGGGAACAGGATTATAGTAGACAGAAGCTTCAGACCCGATTGAAATCACAGACAGTTCAATTTTCTAAAGTTGGTCTTCACAAGTATGAAAAATGGAGAATGAATGTAGGCCTTTGTTTACACATGACATCAATCTGGCTTACAAAATTGGTCCACAGGAGACCGAGATGCTGGGTTAGAATGTTTTTAGATTGATTGTAGGGTGGATGCAGTAAGACATGACCATGACAAACACCGTGACAGTATTTTAAAGCAGTATATGATTCATGACCTAATTATCTAAGAGCAATCCAAATGAACTTGACATATTAACAACAGCAAAGTTTCCATGGCATGCAGAAACAGAGCATGTTGCTGGATCAACAATACAACAACCTACAGTAAATGCTTGATTTTGGTTTGGACTCCGAAAATCTGTACGCTATTTGTAATTCAGAAATTCATTGTTTCGTTCATGCGCTCCAAATTAAAGATTATCCATCACTACGCTGGATAAAGCTAAGCCATTTCAATCATCCTGCCAGCTTAAGCAGCAACATGTTCAGCAATTGGCTCAAATTATGAAGAAAAGACTAACAAACATAGCGAATTCCATGTCAAACACAAACACCATGACAAACTAAAACGATGAGAATTCACAAAGGGCATGATCGAAAGGGACATGACAAGCACCACCACCAATTATTTTCAGCAAGTGACTTATCTCAGATCAATTCAGATAAACTGACCAAATTAACAGCAGCATGCTGCCTTGGCATGCAGAAATAGATAAGCATGCTGTTACAACTACCTATGACAGCTATATAGGCTACAGTAAAACGCACTGCTTGGCTGTTGTGTCCTGGTGGTATTATaggcctccatcaagaggtccctagAGATAAACACGTAAAGAACACCCAAGGATGCTTACTGCCCGTAATACACAAAATCAGAGAAAACTAACTGTGAATACTGCCAGAAACTTAAGAATAAAATTCTCGCATAAAAATAAATTTGCTACTTTCTAAATACCATTGGAATCTTAGAATCAACTTGCTGTGAAGAAATAGCAGAATAGCAGACAGAGAGATAGGGGACAGAAACAATAGCTCAAACGGGGGATCAACATGATGTTACTTGATGAGTACCAAACCAAGATGCGTAACCATGATAGCTGGTGTTGAACTCAGATATACACACTAAATGTTCTGCTATGCCAAAATAAACGCATTAGAATCTTTTTGTAATTAAGGTTGCTCTGCCATTGCTAATTATGATGTTGTGTTATACTACTATTTCATATAGATGGAGGTCAGGGAGGAGAGCAGCAGCCTGTTGTTGCGATTTTGTTCATGCTTCTGTTTGGTTACCACTACACATCTATAAAAAGAACACACGGAACATAAGGCTGCTACTTGCTGCTTTCAAGGGGACACATACCTTTGTTGTAGTCGCCGCGGGAAATATTGGACGGCTTGACGGATGTTTTTGTTCCTCAAATAAGCCTTGCTAGAAATGAGATCGAGACAGATAAAAACTGGCACCCATGGTAGGGTCAGAGAATCGGAAAGCAGAAATGGTTAGTCATGATAGCAGAATAGCATGACGACGGACTGCTGGATGATGTAGAGCTTGACTTTCTCAAATGAGATGCGTGTAATCTGTAAATTTTAATAGACATTTTATAAGCAGGAAAATCTCTATTTTGGAGAGTCAAATCAGCTCCAACTACATAATGGACGTCATGCAACAACTACAAATTCCAATTCATCCAATTGATGGAAAAACACCCCTAAAAACATGGTGCTAAGGGATAGGAGCATGGTAGCCTAGAAGAATGCATACGTCAGCTTACATGTGCAGGATAGATAGCAGGGCAAGTCACACACTTTGTAAAGTGATGACGTCATAACACTGAAGAGTTATTTTACAGCTAACATTAACTCAATCATCCTATGTAGATTCTATTCTTATTGTCCTTCCCTTGTTtgtcttcttttcttttcctttcattttcttctttttttgtctttCCCCACAATTGATAATTCTTTCGTTTCTTGACACAACAAAAAATTAAAGTAGGGACAAACCTTGCTGCTTTAGGTTACAAGAAAATGAAGTCAATCTATTAATCAATTTGTCATGTTGGGAAGTAGTGCTAGATAGATTCCCGCCTAGGTTTATTAGGTATTTGACCCTTCTCATTATTTAAACTGGCAATAAGCCTCCGATTTATGGATGGTGTAAAACTTGGGAATAAATAATATAGAAACACAATATCGGCATTGTTTATTTAGCATAAAAATATTGCAGAAGTTCGTTACCTTCTTACGTGGTTCCACTATCAGCTCAGTCCAATCCTCGTAGCCTTGTTGACAAATTCCATTCTTGTAGGCCTGTCAACATATTCCATTAGCACCATTTCAATTTTCCCAGTACCACTCTCTCATCTTCACAAAGATTCCATACAACTACTGAAGCTAAACTCGTAGGGCTGTGAACTAAACCCCCGATACATTTTGTAATATTGATGTGTTTGAGGCCAAACTTTAGTACATTCCCACCAGTCTTTGGAGTTGCAGTTAAGCTGCGAAAACAATCATGAAAACATAAACTATACAATTTTGAAAACTGCGCATGAAGCTAGTCCATAGCTGCAACCATAGCAGTATGCATATTCAAATTAGCAAGCGAGATTTGACAAGACTCGCTAGGAAAGCAATGATCTCAAAATGCACATGCTGGCTGAATAATGTAGTATACATGACAACCATAGGTGTTCACAGTTGTAATGGTAACCATTGTATATAACTATATATACATAGTATATTATGCATAACTTCTCATCATTCAATATATTTCAGATGCAAATAGTGACACCTTTCTAGAAATTGTTTAAGTTTGGTAGGTCTTTAGCGCCTTGTTTTACGGTGACCATCTCCTATCACATATCACATGTAAAATTCCACCCTTCCAGGTCGCCCTGCCATGGCCCTACTTAAGCTCCTTCTCGTTCTTACTCCGGTTCCAATTAAGCAAACCCATGCCAAATATTGTCTAATCTTAAAAAAATATCATTAGCACATCATGCAGCAGGAGAAAACCCATGCCAAATGTACAACTGCAGGAGTGCCGAACAACAATGCTTTCAGCCAATCAACACTATTCAGAGAAAAAATCGACAAATTGAAAAAGCTTGCATGATGGACGGGACAAAATGATATACCTCTCCTCAAATATAACTTAGAGATGTGTTCGTACACTTGTACATATACCTTCAGATATATCCTTCAGGCTCACGTTCAGGTTTAGAATCAGGTTCCTGGAAATGAGTTGCAATAAGAAAATCAGTGAGAAATTTACTCCCAACAAAGAAAAAATCAACAAAAGCCAAAATCAATGCCGAACTCGTCACCAGTATGCTGCACTTACTCCCTAAAAAACATCCTGCACTTACCGAGACAGCATACCCTCGCAAAAAAAATACTGAGACAACATACCAATTCTTCCTCTCCTCTAATCTAGCGACTTGGCGAGATGTCGTGTGTGGCGAGTGCGACCTGCCTGCTGGAAAGAGCTGTCGAGGGAGGGCACGAAGAGGACCCTTTGTCAGCGAGCAGAGGAAGAGGCGAACGCAATCACACATGTATCGATCCATCGATGTATAACTATTCTCGTCATCAAAATCAATTACCAGGTAATTCAGTAGTACCGATGAACCTACTATGTCACAAGAACAACTAATTTATTCAGTAGTACACTGGTATTTGTTAACACTCTTGGTTGATACAGAGAACGAAGATAATGGTTTCTTTTACAATATATTACAAGTATAACAAGAAAACGTAGTACATCAAAGACAATGGTTTCTTTAACAATCTTTGACGCGGCTTCTTTAGTTGAGAGGACGCAACTTCTTCAGGGGAGAAATCCCTTCATTAAAAAAAAGAAACGCGAGACCGTACCGGCGCTCGCCGCTCGGGGATGCCTGCTGAGACGCTGCTTCGCCGTCCCTTGGTCCTCGCCGAACCTCTTTGTCACATTGTCCAGGAACTTGCTCAGCGCCGAATCTTGGATTGGTGAGTCTAGCACGCAGCAGACCACATCGACGCCCACCTTGTCCCGGCAACCGCGGTGCGACCCCTCCATCCAACGCACCATGAAACGACACAGAGCTGGTCACCCCAGGCGGAGATCGCCACAACGGGCGTCGTCGAGGGTGGGGCACGTGGCGGCCGAGACGAAGAAGGATCGCTCGATTGACCGGACGACTGGTCCTGTCCTTGCACGACTGCTCCTGCCGCCTCCCCTTGCGCGTGAAGGTCGGCACCGCTTGTGCCCTCGCCGGCCGGCGGCTGCGGTGGACGGGAGCGGTGCTGCCAGCCGGGCCACTGTGCCGGGGGAGGCATGGCCAAGCGCGCCTCTGCCGGAGGTCGCCGGATCCAGAGCCAGGACATGGGTCCACGCGGACCACACCGCCATCAGATGGGCTCATCGGCGGCGGCAGTCTGCGGCGGACGGGAGCAGTGCTGCCAGCCGGGCCACTGGACTATTGGGTCTTGATGATGAATGAATATGATTGTTTGGATCTGTCCTTCTttttcttttatagtggtagtagatagtaGATAAAACATCCTGCCCCGCCACCTACAAGAAGCCATCTCTTCGTCTGCCCACCCAACAACATCAGACTCAGACCAGCAGCTCAGCTCTCAACTGCCGTCGATGGCGAAATGCAGCAACATCCACAACACCGTCTTGCTCCGGCAGACCCTGCGGCGCTGGCGGTCCCGTGCCGCGGCGCGCGCTGCTGCGGATGACGGCGCGGTGTCGGTGCCGGCGGGGCACGTGGCGGTGTGCGTGGGCGGGGCGTCGCGGCGGTTCGTGGTGCGGGCGGCGCACCTGAACCACCCCGTGTTCCGGGAGCTgctccggcaggcggaggaggaatATGGGTTCCCGTCCGGCGCGTGCGGCCCCATCGCGCTCCCCTGCGACGAGGACCACTTCCGGGACGTCCTACGCCGCGTCTCCTCCGACGAGCGCCGCGGCGTGTCAGCCGTCAGCAGCCGCGATGTCGCCACGCGGCCGTTGCTGCCGAGGGTGGCGGCGGAGGAGCTCGTGTGGTGACTGCTGACGGATCAATGGGCATAGGCCATTCGGCATACGTGCTCTGTTCTCACATGAGGTAGCCCTGGCGATTTGactccggcggcggcagcggtggcagCAGCAACTGGAAGACTCCGCCCGCCCACCGGCGTGCACGGCAAGCGCCGGAGGCCCGCATATCTTATTGACGGACGTGGTCCGGTGCCTGGTGTAGCGGCCAGCGGCGCCCCGAAACACGAGCCGGTGACGGTGCCGCGCGTGAGCAACGGAGGCTCTGTACGGCTTGACAAGTTGACTGTAGTTAGAAGAAATTTGTAGTGATTagttcaagataaatatggcgatTTTTGTGATTGTTGTAATTAATCGGTTGCATTCCTTGCCGGTAATGGTAAAGAATTGCTAATGTCTTGGCTCTCCATGGACCATGGGTGTCATTAGCTGTTGTATTATCTGTTTTGCTAACTATCCATCGACTAAGAACTTTCTGTTTAATGTGCGAGATTCACCGCTTTATAAACTCCGAGATCACATGTTAAGGATAACCGCGGCCGAGATCAATGTAATGTTTTAAGAGTTTTTTTTCGAAAATAAAGATAACCCAGCCTTCACATCGAAAGATGCACACAGccattttattattttattttattttagttttgcgGAATtttttcgatctattcatcttcaatcatggcaggcgcgccaccgtcatcgcccctccctcgttaGAGCCGAGCAAAACTTGTGGTAGTAGACAGTTggtaagtcgtcgtgctaaggcatcGTAGGACCAACACACTAGAATAGCAATCGCCGCCGATAAAGAGTAGTGTGGATCGGAAGGATCCAATCTAAAGACACACGAACGATGACCAGATCCACCGGAGACACGCCTTCACACACCTACTGACGATGCTATATGCACCATCGGAGAGGGGTCTAGGCAGTGAAGACTTTATTCTATCTTCAGGGAGACACCGCCGTCTCGCCTTTCTAAGTATGGCACGATCCCAAAACTCAAAGAGAGATCTAAAACAGAGCCCCCCGCCGGCAAGAGCCAGAATCCACCGCACCCTCATGGCCCTAAGGCTACTGGAGACGAGGTGGACCGGCTGCAACACCAGAGGGAGGCGGGGGAACCCTAAGCTTTTTAGGGGAGaggagccagaggtggcggcggctgTGTCGATCCTTTGGCTAGCTAGCCATTTTATTAACTTATTTAATACTCcccccgttccataatgtagtgtctatagatttttgcaaaagtcaaacattacaaattttgaccatgtttatagagaaaagtaggtaaatctagaataccaaatgcacatcatTGGATACATCGTGAGTTATATTTTCAGAATATACATGTTTGGTATTATAGATGTAGATAgttttctctatacacttggtcaaagttgacaaagtttgattttcacaaaaatctataggcactacactatggaatggagggagtagaacccAACAAAACAAATGTATGAATTAATCCAAAATTTGTCTTTCTTGCAACTACTGTTGCTATACCTACATCCCGATGATGTGTTATGACCTTGCATCAATACACACCATCTAATATGGTGGTCTCACCAAGCCGCCCACCGGCAAGCCTAAGGTGCCAACTGGTCTAGTAGACCCTCATCGAGCACCACATACACATACTCCAAAATCCGGCGCCGCCATCTTCCGCCCTCCCAACTTCAGGAGAGATCAACGTATCGACCTTGCCAGGCTCAACTGTCGTCGACGTCACTACGACGCCAAACAACGTAACCACCCTACACGCGTCCATCAGCACACATCCAACATCAAGACACTGCAACGCCATGCCGTCGTCGACGCGGTAGATGCCACACCGCACCACCTCCAGATCCAGATCGTCAGCAGCAACCCAACGGTGTCCACCGGCTACAGAGCTCCTAAGGTGccaccttcaagaagggaacgatgcCGAGGGCACCGCCGATGTTTTAAGAATTAGCTTAAAATTAAAACAAAACAGATATTTCTATATTACGGTTATGAAGTGAATAGGCCGATAGTTATGGCGGTAACATGGAGTTCTCTCGCAAAGTACCATATCTCCCATATCCTTTGCACCACCATGCATGGATTCCAACAAATTGCATCTTAGAGAAACGGTAGCACAGTAAACGTAAGTGCCCAATCACCATAATAACGGTCAAACAGGACAATCGCTACCGAAAAGGGCACTCTAGGAGAGTCACCATCTCGGGCCACATCATCATAATTCTTGAAAGCGTCCTTCATATTTGGCGTCTCTGAGCTGTCGTTTGGAGCGCATTCCAACCATGGCGTGAAGGAAACTTTAGACCGTCTCCCACCTCTCATTCCCCTTCTCTCTATCTCGCTCATACCAAAATTCGAACTCCACTGTCGAAATCGCCGCCTGGCTCCCGGAATTGGCACCCCACCGCTGAAATAGACATCCACCTACAAGAATCATTGCCCTgcgtccaccaacaccgacgagacTAGGAAAGGCGTCTCGGTGCAGCATTGGCTCATGGACGTAACCAGGGGCGAAGCATCTGCTTCGGCTCTCTTACCGATTTTCGCATCCTCGCTGAGTACCTCGGCTTTTTCGGGCAAGAAGGTCTTAGTGTAACGTCTCCTCAGAACATAAATATCTCTTGAGAAGTACTTaaatctctttgtgtgtgtgtgttatgcTTATGTGGTGTGCTCCTGCTTGGGCTATGCTCCGTAGGCGGGTTCAGTTGGATGACAGTAAAAATGGCGAAAAAAGTAGGAGCCGATGACAGGCGAGTCTCATTGCTTGAAAATTTTATGCACCTCAATTTTTAACAATTCTCAGTTTGCGCATCGCCTAGAAGCCTCTGTATTGTGGTGTTTAGAGTTGCTCATTATCTCTATACCCGACTCCCCGAGACGTTTTGAATAAAATTTTGCCGCAACAATCCAGCAGCATCTGCGCTCAT
This window harbors:
- the LOC119352119 gene encoding indole-3-acetic acid-induced protein ARG7-like, which produces MAKCSNIHNTVLLRQTLRRWRSRAAARAAADDGAVSVPAGHVAVCVGGASRRFVVRAAHLNHPVFRELLRQAEEEYGFPSGACGPIALPCDEDHFRDVLRRVSSDERRGVSAVSSRDVATRPLLPRVAAEELVW